A genomic segment from Bacillus cereus G9842 encodes:
- a CDS encoding IS3 family transposase (programmed frameshift), translating to MAKFTADEKIQIVLRYLNGNESYREIGRSLGISDTIILNWVNQYKQNGLEAFLKRCTNYTQQFKLDVLNFMIENGMSLFETAAIFNIPTPSTISVWKKQLETQGIDALQSKKKGRPSMKKDSNKQLKQPLAEGSVEAPEARIKQLEMENEYFKKVKCLSSKQEKITKQDKAQVVYELRHKYSVKALVELATIPRSTYYDLVKKMNLPDVDADLKAEIKAIYEENKGRYGYRRIRDELTNRGQKVNHKKVQRIMKELGLKCVVRMKKYKSYKGKVGRIAPNILKRNFHTDAPNQKWVTDITEFKLFGEKLYVSPVLDLYNGEIITYTIGSRPTYSLVSDMLEKTLERLPETHQLLMHSDQGWHYQMRQYVRTLESRAIVQSMSRKGNCYDNAVIENFFGIMKSEFLYIKEFENVEHFKIELEKYIDYYNTKRIKEKLKMSPVQYRTHFYQAA from the exons ATGGCTAAATTTACAGCTGATGAAAAAATACAAATTGTTCTACGTTATTTGAACGGAAATGAAAGTTATCGAGAAATAGGTAGATCGCTCGGTATAAGTGACACAATCATTTTGAATTGGGTAAACCAATATAAACAGAATGGTCTGGAAGCTTTTCTAAAACGATGTACAAATTACACACAACAATTTAAACTAGACGTACTAAACTTTATGATTGAAAACGGTATGTCCTTATTTGAGACGGCAGCTATCTTTAATATTCCTACCCCTTCAACGATTTCTGTTTGGAAAAAACAGCTCGAAACACAAGGAATTGATGCCCTTCAATCTAAGAAAAAGGGGCGTCCATCCATGAAAAAAGATTCAAATAAACAATTAAAACAACCTTTAGCTGAAGGATCAGTCGAAGCACCTGAAGCACGCATTAAACAGCTTGAGATGGAAAATGAGTACT TTAAAAAAGTTAAATGCCTTAGTTCAAAACAAGAAAAAATCACAAAACAAGACAAAGCGCAAGTAGTCTATGAATTAAGGCATAAATATTCGGTGAAGGCACTCGTGGAGCTAGCTACTATTCCTCGAAGCACGTATTATGATTTAGTAAAGAAAATGAATCTTCCAGATGTAGATGCCGATTTGAAAGCTGAGATTAAAGCGATTTATGAGGAAAATAAAGGTCGTTATGGTTACCGTCGCATTCGTGATGAGTTAACGAATCGTGGCCAGAAAGTGAACCACAAGAAGGTTCAGCGCATTATGAAAGAGCTTGGGTTAAAGTGTGTTGTGCGTATGAAGAAATATAAATCCTATAAAGGAAAAGTCGGTAGAATTGCACCTAATATTTTAAAGCGTAATTTTCATACAGATGCACCGAATCAAAAGTGGGTAACAGACATCACAGAGTTTAAATTGTTTGGAGAAAAACTGTATGTATCACCTGTATTAGATTTGTATAATGGTGAAATTATTACCTATACAATTGGTTCTAGACCGACGTATTCGCTTGTTTCAGACATGTTAGAGAAAACATTGGAACGTTTACCTGAAACGCACCAGCTACTGATGCATTCGGATCAAGGATGGCATTATCAAATGAGACAGTACGTCCGTACTCTTGAATCAAGAGCTATCGTCCAGAGTATGTCTCGAAAAGGCAACTGTTACGACAACGCAGTAATAGAAAATTTCTTTGGGATTATGAAGTCGGAGTTCCTCTACATAAAAGAATTTGAAAATGTAGAGCACTTTAAAATAGAATTAGAAAAATATATAGATTATTATAATACGAAACGGATTAAGGAAAAATTAAAAATGAGCCCGGTACAATACCGGACTCACTTTTATCAAGCTGCCTAA